In one Nocardioides luteus genomic region, the following are encoded:
- a CDS encoding MarR family winged helix-turn-helix transcriptional regulator, with the protein MSTTPASGRDLSLSLEKVVRLVREVSTAGDISPTAATVLGVLARTGAQRVTDLARTAGVSQPAMTQLVNRLTRQGMLARVADDADRRAVLVEITDAGREVLEARRGQRAGVLDAALARVSAEDRAAIAAALPALDRLIDAVLDS; encoded by the coding sequence GTGAGTACGACTCCAGCCTCCGGCCGTGACCTGTCGCTCTCCCTCGAGAAGGTGGTGCGGCTGGTGCGCGAGGTGTCGACCGCAGGAGACATCTCGCCGACCGCGGCGACGGTGCTCGGCGTGCTGGCCCGGACCGGGGCGCAGCGGGTCACCGACCTGGCCAGGACCGCCGGGGTTTCCCAGCCCGCGATGACGCAGCTGGTCAACCGGCTCACCCGGCAGGGGATGCTCGCCCGCGTCGCCGACGACGCCGACCGCAGGGCGGTCCTGGTCGAGATCACCGACGCCGGGCGAGAGGTGCTCGAGGCGAGGAGGGGCCAGCGAGCCGGTGTGCTCGACGCCGCCCTGGCCCGGGTCTCGGCCGAGGACCGTGCCGCCATCGCGGCGGCGCTGCCCGCGCTCGACCGGCTCATCGACGCCGTGCTCGATTCCTGA
- a CDS encoding peptidoglycan D,D-transpeptidase FtsI family protein, with amino-acid sequence MASRQVQRKVRRPARRPAPRPASASTRRRGPVHIRLRVGFILVAMVLSVFGGRLVQLQGIDPHSYAAMAAAENVVDVVLPAERGEILDRDGEALADSSDGLMVLADPKQTKKDAPAIAAFLAKELGVDYASALAKLRKDGSRFQYIKRQVPATQATAAVEKASKEGYQGLWTSRDPLRNYPNGDVAANLVGFLGNDGPLAGLEAAFDKHLAGKDGHAEYDATSPVSGTRMPLGTNNRVDPVDGHDLTLTIDRDLQYYVQQTLMDAVQSSRAESGMAVVMDTQTGEILSLADYPTFDARDPAASPKALRGSNALSNVYEPGSVQKVLTVAGLLDQGLVSPSTRIRVPESYMSGGAPIRDWYPHGVEKLTLAGVIAKSSNIGTVMAADKYADGQLREYLSAFGLGRRTGLGLDTESAGLLASPEAWNDANEDRIDFGQSISVNAVQMTAALNTIANGGVHIDPSLIVGSATNNSGAEVGTDTAARNRVVSQEAASQTAEMMERVINDPVNGTAKQAAVPGYRVSGKTGTAQRVNSECKCYDGTNTVSFGGFAPTDDPRFTVYVAIHNPGNGGGGGSVAGPVFSQIMSFALRRYGVPPTGTEPSKMPTGW; translated from the coding sequence ATGGCCAGCCGACAGGTCCAGCGCAAGGTCCGCCGGCCGGCGCGACGGCCTGCCCCGCGGCCCGCGTCCGCCTCGACCCGGCGGCGCGGGCCGGTGCACATCCGGCTCCGCGTCGGCTTCATCCTGGTGGCGATGGTGCTCTCGGTCTTCGGCGGCCGGCTGGTGCAGCTGCAGGGCATCGACCCGCACTCGTACGCCGCGATGGCGGCCGCCGAGAACGTCGTCGACGTCGTGCTGCCGGCCGAGCGTGGCGAGATCCTCGACCGGGACGGCGAGGCGCTGGCCGACTCCTCCGACGGGCTGATGGTGCTGGCCGACCCCAAGCAGACGAAGAAGGACGCCCCGGCGATCGCCGCGTTCCTGGCCAAGGAGCTCGGGGTCGACTACGCCTCCGCGCTCGCCAAGCTGCGCAAGGACGGCAGCCGGTTCCAGTACATCAAGCGTCAGGTGCCCGCGACGCAGGCGACCGCGGCGGTGGAGAAGGCCTCCAAGGAGGGCTACCAGGGGCTGTGGACCAGCCGCGACCCGCTGCGCAACTACCCCAACGGCGACGTCGCGGCCAACCTGGTCGGCTTCCTCGGCAACGACGGCCCCCTCGCCGGTCTCGAGGCCGCCTTCGACAAGCACCTGGCCGGCAAGGACGGCCATGCCGAGTACGACGCGACCAGCCCGGTCAGCGGCACCCGGATGCCGCTGGGCACCAACAACCGTGTCGACCCCGTCGACGGCCACGACCTGACCCTCACCATCGACCGCGACCTGCAGTACTACGTGCAGCAGACCCTGATGGACGCCGTGCAGAGCTCGCGCGCGGAGTCGGGTATGGCCGTCGTCATGGACACCCAGACCGGCGAGATCCTCAGCCTGGCCGACTACCCGACCTTCGACGCCCGCGACCCGGCGGCCTCGCCCAAGGCGCTGCGGGGGAGCAACGCGCTCTCCAACGTCTACGAGCCGGGCTCGGTCCAGAAGGTGCTCACCGTCGCCGGTCTGCTCGACCAGGGGCTCGTCTCGCCCTCGACCCGGATCCGCGTGCCGGAGTCCTACATGTCCGGCGGCGCCCCGATCCGTGACTGGTATCCCCACGGCGTCGAGAAGCTCACCCTCGCCGGCGTGATCGCGAAGTCGTCCAACATCGGCACCGTGATGGCCGCGGACAAGTACGCCGACGGCCAGCTGCGCGAGTACCTGTCGGCGTTCGGTCTGGGCCGGCGCACCGGGCTGGGCCTGGACACCGAGTCGGCGGGCCTGCTGGCCTCGCCGGAGGCCTGGAACGACGCCAACGAGGACCGCATCGACTTCGGTCAGTCCATCTCGGTCAACGCCGTGCAGATGACCGCGGCGCTCAACACGATCGCCAACGGCGGCGTGCACATCGACCCGAGCCTGATCGTCGGGAGCGCCACCAACAACTCCGGCGCCGAGGTCGGCACCGACACCGCCGCGCGCAACCGCGTGGTGTCGCAGGAGGCCGCCTCCCAGACCGCGGAGATGATGGAGCGCGTCATCAACGACCCGGTCAACGGCACCGCCAAGCAGGCCGCCGTGCCCGGCTACCGCGTCTCCGGCAAGACCGGCACCGCCCAGCGGGTCAACTCCGAGTGCAAGTGCTACGACGGCACCAACACCGTCTCCTTCGGCGGCTTCGCCCCGACCGACGACCCCCGCTTCACGGTCTACGTGGCGATCCACAACCCCGGCAACGGCGGCGGTGGTGGCTCCGTCGCCGGTCCGGTCTTCTCCCAGATCATGTCCTTCGCCCTGCGCCGCTACGGCGTCCCGCCGACCGGCACCGAGCCGTCGAAGATGCCCACTGGTTGGTGA